One Maribacter sp. HTCC2170 genomic window, ACATCCTGAACATCTGGAGTTACAGAATCGTTGTTGTTTTGAACAGCAAAAATTAGGGTTGTTATAACAAAAAACACTCCCAATAGCATTAAAATATTCTTTAAAATCTTCATAATTCTTTAGTTAGCTTAGCACTCAAAGGTATTAATACAACTCTCTTATTCCAAAATAATTGTGGGTAAGTGCTCATTAAACCATCGGGCTCTATGAATAATCATGGTGTGCGTGCCATTTTTGACAGGGATACAATCTTTGATGTGGTTTATTGGGAAAACAACATCTTTTTCCCCGTGAATATGTACCAAATTCTCTGGCGAGGTCATTTGTTTCCAATTAACGATCTGATCAATGGACCAATCAATATAATACTTATCCCTTATCGACAAATACTGCTCGTACAACTCTAATCGTTTGTGCACAGTTTCACCAAAAGCATATTTAGCCAATAATTCCACATTGTTCACCAATCCTGTGGGGAGTAATTTGTGAACTTTGGTATACTTAGCAAAAATCATTCTCTTTGGCAGCTCTGATGTTTGTTTAACACTTGAAACAACAATCACCTTTTTAACAGGAATGACCTTGGACATTTCCTGGACCAAAATCCCTCCAAAAGAAACACCCACAAGAACAGGATTGGGAGATGTAATACTTTTCGCCATCTTTTTCGCATAATCAATAAGGGTCATGTTCTTTTCTGGAACAAACCACTCTAACCTATGCACTTCAAAACTTTCTTTAGGCAATTTGATATTATCAAATATCGATGAATTGGCAGCCATTCCCGGCATAAGGTAAACCTGAATTTTATCTTGGCTCATACGGGTTAGTATTACGAATTTCTTAGGAAACTCGTATTTTTTTTATTACTTTTGTATTCTGTTTTAAATATAACCCTATCATATTTAACAACTAAGTAAAAGTATAAAATTACGGTAAGAGAACATCGTGATTTTTTTGTCTAGACCAATTTAAAATCAAACTATATGAATGAAGTAGAAATAAAGGACAATAGTTTCTTACGCCAATTTGAAACTAGAGTTGATGGTCATTTAGCCAAGATCGAATATTCTTCACAAGAACGTAAAGTTTTTTTAACCAAATTAGTAGTGCCTGAAGAAATCACTAAGGACGGCTTTAAAGAGGATTTCATAAAATCGGTTCTACATCATATTCAAGAACAGAATCTAAGGGTTGTACCTACTAGTCCGCAAATTGCTGGATTTTTAAGAAAAAACAGACAGTATAAAGAAATGCTTCCTGTTGGGATTCGAATCTAACTATAACAATATTTAAATAAAAAAACCCGCTTTTTAAGCGGGTTTTTTTATACTTTACTATTCCTTTAAAAACTCAAACCTAACTAAACCATCAACATCTATTTCTTTAAGGGTAACCTCGTGTAAGGTATTTACCAAACTTGGTTTCCAAGGTGATTTTACTTTTACATAATTCTCGGTAAATCCATGTATATATCCGTCTTTATTTTCCCCTTCAAACAAAACAGTTTTCCTTCTGTTCAATTGCCCTTCATAAAACGCCCTCCTTTTTTTAACCGATAAAGCACGTAGCATTTTACTTCTTTTTGTTCGTACTTTTTGCGGCACGGGGTCGGTCATCTCGGATGCAGGTGTATTATCACGCTCGGAATAAGTAAAAACGTGTAGGTAGGAAACATTAAGTTCATTCAAGAAATGGTAAGTCTCCAAAAAATGATCATCGGTTTCACCAGGAAATCCAACGATAACATCTACACCTATACAAGCAAAGGGCATAACATCTTTTATTCGCTTTACCCTATCAACATATAGTTCTTTTTGATACCTCCTTTTCATCAACCTTAAAATTTCATCGCTACCGCTTTGTAGAGGTATATGAAAGTGTGGTACGAACGAATTACTTTTTGAAACGAAATCAATGGTTTCATTTTTCAGCAAATTAGGTTCTATGGATGAGATTCGTAATCTGTGAACACCATCTACGTTGTCAAGAGCATTAACCAGGTCCAAAAATGTATGTTCATGCTTTTTATTACCAAACTCGCCTTTGCCAAAGTCACCAATATTAACACCTGTAAGAACAATTTCTTTTATTCCTTTACTAGAAATTTCGGCAGCGTTCTTAAGAACGTTATCCATGGTATCTGAGCGGGAAATCCCCCTCGCCAATGGTATTGTGCAAAAAGTACATTTATAGTCACAACCATCCTGTACTTTTAGGAAAGCCCTTGTTCTATCTCCAATGGCATAGCTACCTACAAAGGAATCTGCCTCATCTATTTCACAAGAATGCACCTCTCCTATCTCATTCTTTGACAGATCATTTATATAATCACTTATTTTGAATTTTTCAGTAGCCCCTAATACCAAATCAACTCCATCAACAGCTGCGAGTTGTTCCGGTTTTAATTGGGCGTAACAACCTATTGCGGCTATAAATGCTTGTGGATTTTTTTTAATCGCCTGTTTTACAATGGTTTTGAATCGTTTATCCGCATTCTCAGTAACTGAGCAAGTATTGATAACATACATATCGGCATGTTCGGAAAAGTCTACTCGCTCATAACCATCTTTTTGAAACCCTCTTGCTATAGTAGATGTTTCAGAAAAATTGAGCTTGCAACCCAATGTATAAAATGCAACTTTTTTCAAACCTTTGTAAAATTCAAATTACCAATACCCCGTGCCTCAAAACGGCTTGCAAATATACAACCTTAGACAACATGCCCAATATTGAAAAATGTAATGGTTTTCTTAAGAATTAGTAATTTCTCCAGTTTTTGGTAAGTTCAAAAACGTGATTTAAGATATTTGCCTCTTTTTCATCAAACTCCACCCCTCTTCTGGCCATCATTACTTTTGCGGCCTCAAAAGCCTTCACAGGTAGGTAAGTAGAGAAACCCGAAGCCCCACCCCAACTGAAGCTGGGGACAAAATTTCTAGGAAAGCCAGGAACATAGATATTGCAGTTTACTCCAATAACCGTTCCGGTATTCAACATAGTGTTTATTGCTGTTTTGCTATGGTCCCCCATCATTAAACCACAAAACTGCAATCCTGTTTGCTCAAATTTTTCAGATGCGTAGTTCCATAACCGAACTTTAGCATAATTGTTCTTTAAGTTCGAGTTATTCGAATCAGCACCAATATTACACCATTCCCCTAAAACGGCATTACCAAGATACCCTTCATGACCTTTACTGGAATATCCAAATATTACAGCATTACTGACTTCGCCCGCTACTTTAGAATATGGGCCAACCGTTGTTGCACCATACATTTTACCACCCATTTTAACTGTACCATGCTCACAAAGGGCAAAAGCACCGCGAATTAGGGCTCCTTCCCATACCTGTGCATTTTTACCAATATATATTGGCCCGTCAGTAGCATTTAACATGCAGTACTCTACAATAGCCCCTTCCTCCAAGAAGATATTATCGCGGTTTATAAGGTTATTGGTCTTTGAAATAGGAGCACTTGTTCTTCCTTCTGTGATAAAATCAAAATCAGCCTGCAAGGCTTCAGCATTTTTAGAGAAAATATCCCAGGTATTTTCTATCCTGAGTACTTCTCCTTCGAATTCGATACTGTTGAAAGTTGAAAAATCAATTTCCTGTCCTTCTTCTGAGAAAAAAGCGATCACTTCCTCCCCGTTAAAAATTGCTTCATTCTTTTTCAAGGAGCGAACAATTGAGACCAGCTCTTCATTTGGAAGAAATGAAGCGTTAATCAGTACATTCTCCTCCATTTCCACCATTGGATACTTTTCAGCAAGATAATCCTCAGTAACAGTTGTGGTGGTGGAACTCAAGTATTTTTCCCATTTTTCACGAATAGTAAGGATTCCCACTCTAATATCGGCCACTGGTCTGGTAAATGTAAATGGCAACAAGGCATCCCTAACGGTTCCATCAAATAGAATATAGTTCATTTGTGGTTTTTAAAACAAATTTAAATAATAATGCCCCCGATAATAACTATCGAGGGCATAACTTTATTGTAGTGAAAAAATAGTTCTACTATTCTTCTTTCTTTTCTGTCTTTTGAAATTTCTTGTACTTGTTCTTGAATTTATCAATTCTACCAGCAGTATCCAAGAATTTGGCCTTTCCTGTATAGAAAGGGTGAGAAGTTCTAGAGATTTCTAATTTTACCAAAGGATATTCTACTCCTTCAACCTCTAAGGTTTCTTTTGTGTTAGCTGTGGATTTAGTTATAAAAACATCCTCATTCGACATGTCTTTGAAGGCAACTAATCTATAATTCTCTGGGTGTATTCCTTTTTTCATCTTATAAAATCTTTAGCACGCCCATTCCAACAGGCATTTATTTTAAGGCTGCAAATTTACGCTTTTTTCGCAAAAAGACAATAAATTACATGAAAAAGAAAAAAGAAAAATTTGTACCTTTAAATGTAACAAATCTAATTTGCAATCAACTAATTAATCAAACCTCTAAAAACTAAATAAAATGGAAGAAAATCAACCTAAAACTGGAAAATTCGCTATGAACTATGGTGTTCTATTAGGTGTAGTAGGAGTAATATTTGGGCTTATGCTCTTTTCTATGGATATGCATTATGACCAAGGTTGGGCCATAAGAAGTGTCAGTTTGGTATTATCTTTTGCTGCAATATTTTTTGGTATTACACAGTTCAAAAAAGCAAATGAAGGCTTTTTGACTATTTCACAAGCCTTGAAATTGGGAACTGGAATTGCTTTGATTGCAGGAATTATTAGTCTAATCTATTTCTTTCTGCTTTCAAATGTTATTGAACCAGATTTCATGGATAAAATGTATGAAATAGGAAAAACGAAAGCAATGGCCGACAACCCAAAATTAACAGAAGAGCAGATTGATCAAGGAATTGAAATGCAAAAGAGTTTTGCTTGGGTATCGTATCCTATTATTTTGGTTATGAACATAATCATAGGCTTGATTTTTGGTTTAATAAGCGGCCTTATAATGAAAAAACAAAAACCGGCTTATTAACATCAAATTCGTACTTTTGAAAAGAAATTCAGAAGTATTAAATGAACTTATCGATAGTAATACCATTACTTAACGAGGAAGAATCGTTAAATGAACTTCACGATTGGATTGTAGATGTTATGCAATCCAATCGTTTTTTATATGAAATTCTTTTTATCGATGATGGTAGTACGGATACTTCTTGGGATATAATATCACAACTTTCACTTAAGAACCCATGCGTAAAGGGCATTCGTTTCACAAAGAATTTTGGCAAATCTCAGGCTTTGCACGCAGGTTTTAGAGCAGTCAAAGGTGATGTCATAATTACCATGGATGCTGACCTTCAGGACAATCCCGAAGAGATTCCTGAACTATATGATTTAATACACAACCAGGGTTTTGACCTTATTTCAGGCTGGAAAAAAAAGAGATACGACTCCGTCATAGCCAAAAATATTCCTTCAAAGCTTTTTAATTGGGCTGCGCGCAGGACTTCTGGAGTTAAGTTGAATGATTTTAATTGTGGACTGAAAGCTTATAAAAAAGATGTTGTCAAAAACATAGAGGTCAGAGGTGAAATGCATCGTTACATTCCCGTATTGGCCAAAAGCGCTGGTTTTTCAAATATAGGAGAAAAGATTGTGCAGCATCAGGCACGAAAATATGGTAAGACAAAATTTGGTATGGAAAGATTTATAAATGGATTCCTTGACTTGATAACAATTTGGTTTGTATCCAAGTTTGGACGACGCCCCATGCATTTATTTGGAGCACTAGGTGTGGTCATGTTCATTATTGGGTTTGGGTTTGCTCTGTTTTTGGGTATAGACAAGTTGTTCATAAACCCGACTGCAAGGCTAATTACCCAAAGACCTGAATTTTACATTTCATTGACAGCGATGATTATTGGAACACAATTGTTTTTAGCCGGATTTTTAGGCGAAATAATGGTGCGCTCCAGAAAAAACGAAAAACGTTATAGAATATCTGAGAAATTGAACCTCCACAAAAAGAAAGAACAATTTTCTTAGTAATTTAACTTATCAAAACTAAAAATTAATGGATTCTATTATTAATACAGCAAAAAGCTGGTTGACTGATTTTTTTGATGATGAAGTACAGGTTGAGATTCAAAATCTTATGGCCAATGATCCTGAGGAACTAAAAGATCGCTTCTATAAGAATATGGAATTCGGCACAGGTGGTATGCGCGGTTTAATGGGTGTTGGCACCAACCGAATCAATAAATATACGTTGGGAAAAAGCACTCAAGGGCTTAGTAATTATATTAAAAAAGCCTGCCCTGGTGAAGAACATAAGGTTGTAATCGCTTATGACTGCCGCCATAACAGCAATACGCTTGCAAGAACGGTAGCGGAGGTCTTATCTGCGAATGATATTAAGGTGTTTTTATTTTCAGAGCTTAGAACCACTCCAGAACTTTCATTTGCTGTCCGGCACTTAGGTTGCCACGCAGGTATAGTTTTAACCGCATCTCACAATCCACCGGAATACAACGGATATAAAGTCTACTGGACCGATGGTGGTCAAATTGTTCCTCCTCAAGACGGCGATATCATTTCTGAAATCAATGGGCTGGCCTATGAAGAAATAAAATTTGACGCCAATGAAGAATTGATTGAAATAATCGATACTGAAGTTGACGAAGCTTTCATGAATGCTTCTGTAATCAATGGAAATTTTAATGCTGCAGGCAAAGATGACTTTAAAATAGTGTTCACATCATTACATGGAACATCAATTACTGCAATTCCTGAAGTGTTGAAACGTGCTGGATATAACAATGTCAGTATTGTTGAAGAACAGGCGAAGCCCGATGGTAACTTCCCAACCGTTGAATCACCCAATCCTGAAGAACCAGAAGCGTTATCTATGGCAATTAAACAGGCCAAAGATATTGGTGCTGATATGGTAGTAGGTACCGACCCTGATAGTGATAGATTAGGTATTGCAGTTCGAAATCTCGAGGGAGAAATGGAAATACTCAATGGCAACCAGACCATGATGCTGATGACCAAATTCCTATTGGACCAAAGGAAAGCCAAAGGAATGCAAGGCAACGAGTTCATAGCTTCCACAATTGTTTCAACACCTATGATGCT contains:
- a CDS encoding glycosyltransferase family 2 protein; translation: MNLSIVIPLLNEEESLNELHDWIVDVMQSNRFLYEILFIDDGSTDTSWDIISQLSLKNPCVKGIRFTKNFGKSQALHAGFRAVKGDVIITMDADLQDNPEEIPELYDLIHNQGFDLISGWKKKRYDSVIAKNIPSKLFNWAARRTSGVKLNDFNCGLKAYKKDVVKNIEVRGEMHRYIPVLAKSAGFSNIGEKIVQHQARKYGKTKFGMERFINGFLDLITIWFVSKFGRRPMHLFGALGVVMFIIGFGFALFLGIDKLFINPTARLITQRPEFYISLTAMIIGTQLFLAGFLGEIMVRSRKNEKRYRISEKLNLHKKKEQFS
- a CDS encoding GlmU family protein, producing MNYILFDGTVRDALLPFTFTRPVADIRVGILTIREKWEKYLSSTTTTVTEDYLAEKYPMVEMEENVLINASFLPNEELVSIVRSLKKNEAIFNGEEVIAFFSEEGQEIDFSTFNSIEFEGEVLRIENTWDIFSKNAEALQADFDFITEGRTSAPISKTNNLINRDNIFLEEGAIVEYCMLNATDGPIYIGKNAQVWEGALIRGAFALCEHGTVKMGGKMYGATTVGPYSKVAGEVSNAVIFGYSSKGHEGYLGNAVLGEWCNIGADSNNSNLKNNYAKVRLWNYASEKFEQTGLQFCGLMMGDHSKTAINTMLNTGTVIGVNCNIYVPGFPRNFVPSFSWGGASGFSTYLPVKAFEAAKVMMARRGVEFDEKEANILNHVFELTKNWRNY
- a CDS encoding DUF4199 domain-containing protein, which codes for MEENQPKTGKFAMNYGVLLGVVGVIFGLMLFSMDMHYDQGWAIRSVSLVLSFAAIFFGITQFKKANEGFLTISQALKLGTGIALIAGIISLIYFFLLSNVIEPDFMDKMYEIGKTKAMADNPKLTEEQIDQGIEMQKSFAWVSYPIILVMNIIIGLIFGLISGLIMKKQKPAY
- the mtaB gene encoding tRNA (N(6)-L-threonylcarbamoyladenosine(37)-C(2))-methylthiotransferase MtaB, with product MKKVAFYTLGCKLNFSETSTIARGFQKDGYERVDFSEHADMYVINTCSVTENADKRFKTIVKQAIKKNPQAFIAAIGCYAQLKPEQLAAVDGVDLVLGATEKFKISDYINDLSKNEIGEVHSCEIDEADSFVGSYAIGDRTRAFLKVQDGCDYKCTFCTIPLARGISRSDTMDNVLKNAAEISSKGIKEIVLTGVNIGDFGKGEFGNKKHEHTFLDLVNALDNVDGVHRLRISSIEPNLLKNETIDFVSKSNSFVPHFHIPLQSGSDEILRLMKRRYQKELYVDRVKRIKDVMPFACIGVDVIVGFPGETDDHFLETYHFLNELNVSYLHVFTYSERDNTPASEMTDPVPQKVRTKRSKMLRALSVKKRRAFYEGQLNRRKTVLFEGENKDGYIHGFTENYVKVKSPWKPSLVNTLHEVTLKEIDVDGLVRFEFLKE
- a CDS encoding type B 50S ribosomal protein L31, which encodes MKKGIHPENYRLVAFKDMSNEDVFITKSTANTKETLEVEGVEYPLVKLEISRTSHPFYTGKAKFLDTAGRIDKFKNKYKKFQKTEKKEE
- a CDS encoding alpha/beta hydrolase, with product MSQDKIQVYLMPGMAANSSIFDNIKLPKESFEVHRLEWFVPEKNMTLIDYAKKMAKSITSPNPVLVGVSFGGILVQEMSKVIPVKKVIVVSSVKQTSELPKRMIFAKYTKVHKLLPTGLVNNVELLAKYAFGETVHKRLELYEQYLSIRDKYYIDWSIDQIVNWKQMTSPENLVHIHGEKDVVFPINHIKDCIPVKNGTHTMIIHRARWFNEHLPTIILE
- a CDS encoding phospho-sugar mutase: MDSIINTAKSWLTDFFDDEVQVEIQNLMANDPEELKDRFYKNMEFGTGGMRGLMGVGTNRINKYTLGKSTQGLSNYIKKACPGEEHKVVIAYDCRHNSNTLARTVAEVLSANDIKVFLFSELRTTPELSFAVRHLGCHAGIVLTASHNPPEYNGYKVYWTDGGQIVPPQDGDIISEINGLAYEEIKFDANEELIEIIDTEVDEAFMNASVINGNFNAAGKDDFKIVFTSLHGTSITAIPEVLKRAGYNNVSIVEEQAKPDGNFPTVESPNPEEPEALSMAIKQAKDIGADMVVGTDPDSDRLGIAVRNLEGEMEILNGNQTMMLMTKFLLDQRKAKGMQGNEFIASTIVSTPMMLSLAKAYKVECKVALTGFKWIAKMIKDFPEQFFVGGGEESFGFMVGDFVRDKDAVTATLLACEIAAAAKAKGSSFYKELIQCYVDYGFYMEKLVSMTKKGISGAEEIKQMMVDFRENPIKEIDGSKVEWIHDYDTSVATNLLNGKTETISVPKSNVLIYTTEDGTRMAARPSGTEPKIKFYFSVNGNLNETGSFIAKRSELENKLSRIVSELKLG
- a CDS encoding GNAT family N-acetyltransferase, which translates into the protein MNEVEIKDNSFLRQFETRVDGHLAKIEYSSQERKVFLTKLVVPEEITKDGFKEDFIKSVLHHIQEQNLRVVPTSPQIAGFLRKNRQYKEMLPVGIRI